A window of Castanea sativa cultivar Marrone di Chiusa Pesio chromosome 1, ASM4071231v1 contains these coding sequences:
- the LOC142615900 gene encoding tetraspanin-8: MFRVSNNLVGILNFVTFLLSIPILGGGIWLSRQADTECERWLDKPIIALGVFLMVVSIAGLIGACCRVSWLLWFYLLVMFLLIVLLFVFTIFVFAVTNKGAGEAVSNRGYKEYRLGDYSNWLQKRVSNTKNWNRIKSCLQDSKVCTSFADKYVNDDVQKFYTENLSALQSGCCKPSNDCNFTYVSPTNWSNAAAVATSNSDCTTWSNDPNVLCFNCQSCKAGLLDNIKSNWKKVAIVNVIFLVFLIVVYSVGCCAFRNNRKDNAYWNRQ; this comes from the exons ATGTTCCGTGTGAGCAACAACCTGGTTGGGATACTCAACTTCGTGACCTTCCTACTCTCAATCCCAATCCTCGGTGGTGGGATATGGCTGAGCCGACAGGCCGACACTGAGTGCGAGCGTTGGCTCGACAAACCGATCATCGCACTCGGCGTTTTTCTTATGGTGGTCTCCATAGCTGGCTTAATCGGAGCTTGTTGCCGTGTTTCATGGCTCCTCTGGTTCTACCTTCTGGTCATGTTCCTCCTCATAGTTCTTCTCTTCGTGTTTACCATCTTTGTCTTTGCTGTTACCAACAAGGGTGCTGGGGAAGCCGTGTCGAATCGTGGGTATAAGGAGTATAGGCTTGGTGATTACTCCAATTGGTTGCAGAAGAGGGTTTCCAATACCAAGAATTGGAACAGAATTAAGAGTTGCTTGCAGGATAGTAAGGTTTGTACCAGTTTTGCTGACAAGTATGTGAACGACGACGTTCAGAAGTTCTATACTGAGAATCTCTCTGCGCTTCAG TCTGGTTGCTGCAAGCCATCAAACGACTGCAATTTTACCTATGTGAGTCCAACTAATTGGAGCAATGCCGCTGCTGTTGCTACTAGTAATTCAGACTGCACTACATGGAGCAATGACCCAAATGTTTTGTGCTTCAACTGTCAATCATGCAAGGCTGGATTGCTCGACAACATCAAGAGTAACTGGAAGAAGGTGGCCATTGTCAACGTTATATTCCTTGTCTTCCTCATTGTTGTGTACTCCGTTGGGTGCTGTGCGTTCAGAAACAATAGGAAGGACAATGCCTATTGGAATCGTCAGTAG